A portion of the Natronococcus sp. AD-5 genome contains these proteins:
- the lysW gene encoding lysine biosynthesis protein LysW, which translates to MTECVECGAEVSLHDDLEVGEIVDCTTCGAELEVVDTEPPVLERAPELEEDWGE; encoded by the coding sequence ATGACAGAATGCGTCGAGTGTGGGGCGGAAGTGTCCCTGCACGACGATCTGGAAGTGGGAGAGATCGTTGACTGTACGACCTGCGGAGCCGAGCTGGAAGTCGTCGACACCGAGCCGCCAGTCCTCGAGCGAGCCCCGGAGCTCGAAGAGGACTGGGGTGAGTGA